A genomic region of Salinibacter pepae contains the following coding sequences:
- a CDS encoding nucleotide sugar dehydrogenase yields the protein METPNLDPPPREALSPNGMAETDHVEQPAAARQLVGRLDATEATIGVVGLGYVGLPLAAEYATQGFETRGIDLDEDRVDCLNAGDNYIEDLDDDAIEGLVETGRLRATAHYDGGDEVDVWFLCVPTPVTATNEPDPSYIEAATRTIAPHLRPGQLVVLKSTTYPGTTEDVVAPILEEEGPDDLTLGEDVFLAFSPERIDPGNDEYTTANTPVVAGGMTETGTEMARRALGQIIADVHTVSGPKAAEMEKLLENIFRSVNIALANELAQFCERVDGLSMWEVVDAAATKPFGFMPFYPGPGVGGHCIPIDPHYLSKVAKTHDFETSFITLSAQVNEEMPRHVVDAVIETIAREPVRLQDAAVLVLGVAFKGNVSDTRRSPADEIIRLLREKGVGQIRYHDPHVDTYAAPGADGEDGPTKVPSVELTPEVLRRHEATVIVTDHDAVDPGLVAEHAPAIVDTRNALDGIDDPALREKITLLGAG from the coding sequence ATGGAGACGCCCAACCTCGACCCGCCGCCCCGCGAGGCCCTCTCGCCAAACGGGATGGCAGAAACGGATCACGTTGAGCAGCCGGCCGCCGCACGGCAGCTCGTGGGCCGGCTCGACGCGACCGAGGCGACCATCGGGGTCGTTGGGCTCGGGTACGTGGGGCTGCCGCTCGCGGCCGAGTACGCGACGCAGGGGTTCGAGACGCGAGGCATCGACCTGGACGAGGACCGCGTCGACTGCCTCAACGCCGGCGACAACTATATCGAGGACCTCGACGACGACGCGATCGAAGGACTGGTGGAGACGGGGCGGCTGCGGGCCACCGCCCACTACGACGGGGGCGACGAGGTGGACGTGTGGTTCCTGTGCGTACCGACGCCCGTGACGGCGACGAACGAGCCGGACCCGTCGTACATCGAGGCGGCCACCCGCACGATCGCCCCGCACCTGCGCCCCGGCCAGCTCGTCGTGCTGAAGAGCACCACCTACCCAGGCACGACGGAGGACGTGGTCGCGCCGATCCTAGAGGAGGAGGGCCCCGACGACCTGACGCTCGGGGAGGACGTCTTTCTGGCCTTCAGCCCCGAGCGCATCGACCCCGGCAACGACGAGTACACGACCGCGAACACGCCGGTGGTGGCGGGGGGCATGACGGAGACCGGCACGGAGATGGCCCGCCGGGCCCTCGGGCAGATCATCGCCGACGTGCATACGGTCTCCGGCCCGAAGGCGGCCGAGATGGAGAAGCTGCTGGAGAACATCTTCCGGTCGGTGAACATCGCCCTGGCCAACGAACTGGCCCAGTTTTGCGAGCGGGTGGACGGCCTGTCGATGTGGGAGGTGGTCGACGCGGCGGCGACGAAGCCGTTCGGCTTCATGCCGTTCTATCCGGGCCCCGGCGTGGGCGGGCACTGCATCCCGATCGACCCGCACTACCTGTCGAAGGTCGCCAAGACGCACGACTTCGAGACGAGCTTCATCACCCTCTCCGCCCAGGTGAACGAGGAGATGCCGCGGCACGTGGTGGACGCGGTGATCGAGACGATCGCCCGCGAGCCGGTGCGGCTGCAGGACGCGGCGGTGCTGGTGCTGGGGGTGGCGTTCAAGGGCAACGTGTCCGACACACGCCGCTCCCCGGCCGACGAGATCATCCGGCTGCTCCGAGAGAAAGGTGTGGGGCAGATTCGGTACCACGACCCGCATGTGGACACCTACGCGGCACCGGGTGCGGACGGCGAGGATGGCCCAACCAAGGTTCCGTCGGTGGAGCTGACGCCCGAGGTGCTGCGGCGGCACGAGGCGACGGTGATCGTAACGGACCACGACGCCGTGGACCCGGGCCTCGTGGCCGAGCATGCGCCCGCCATCGTCGACACCCGCAATGCCCTGGACGGCATCGACGACCCGGCGCTGCGGGAGAAGATCACGCTGCTGGGGGCGGGGTAA
- a CDS encoding ABC transporter ATP-binding protein, with translation MDVIKTLLNLLTRRERRNLYLLFCAVVVMAGLEVVSVASIMPFLSVAADPASIQENAYLAWTYDTFDFTDRNSFLVALGLAALAALLLSNAFIVLTTWALFRYAWGRNHTLSRRLLRSYLHRPYEYFLTRNSAELGKNILQEVTEIVNGMLVPLLKGLSRGIVAIFIIGFLIFIDPFVAIGAAIVLGTAYTIIYYIVRKRISKYGKKRVKSNTQRYRTVDEAFGGIKEVKLRGKEDTLLKRYNKPSKVYARYQARWRIVKKAPRYLLEGVAFGGIILIAVYQIAIQNSMQQVIPVLGLYAFAGYRLMPALQRAYKGAASAHFNVAALRALKHGMQDEVEPVHSHSHASRKGKGVLTLENQLFLDDISFTYPGAEEPAIENLTFEVPARSTVGFVGKTGSGKTTTVDLILGLLRPQRGIISVDGTPIRDEKVRQWQRNIGYVPQQIYLSDDSIARNIAFGEPEDEIDMEVVKDVARRAHIYEFVDEELPNQWQTVVGERGVKLSGGQRQRIGIARALYHNPSVLVFDEATSALDQATEASVMEAIYELEGDHTMLMIAHRLSTVRRADNIVMLEDGKKVGEGSYEELEKSHSKFRSMALS, from the coding sequence ATGGACGTTATAAAAACACTTCTGAATTTACTCACGCGGCGCGAGAGACGAAATCTGTACCTGCTCTTCTGCGCCGTTGTCGTAATGGCGGGACTGGAGGTAGTGAGCGTGGCTTCTATCATGCCCTTTCTCTCTGTTGCCGCCGACCCGGCAAGCATACAGGAGAATGCCTACCTTGCCTGGACCTACGATACGTTCGACTTTACGGATCGGAATTCTTTTCTCGTCGCGTTAGGTTTGGCAGCACTTGCCGCACTTTTGTTAAGCAACGCGTTTATCGTCCTTACGACCTGGGCCCTTTTTCGGTATGCGTGGGGACGCAACCACACACTTTCGCGTCGCCTACTACGCAGCTACCTCCATCGACCTTATGAATACTTTCTTACGCGAAATAGCGCGGAATTAGGCAAAAACATTCTTCAAGAGGTGACAGAAATTGTAAATGGGATGTTGGTCCCTCTATTGAAAGGGTTATCAAGAGGAATTGTGGCAATTTTTATAATTGGATTTCTTATATTTATAGACCCCTTTGTTGCTATCGGGGCAGCAATAGTATTGGGGACGGCATACACAATAATATATTATATTGTGCGAAAACGTATCTCCAAGTACGGAAAAAAACGCGTAAAATCAAACACTCAAAGGTATAGGACAGTTGATGAGGCATTTGGAGGTATAAAAGAAGTTAAGCTTAGAGGAAAAGAAGATACATTATTAAAAAGATATAATAAACCATCGAAAGTATATGCCCGTTACCAGGCACGGTGGCGGATTGTTAAAAAGGCTCCTCGATACCTTCTGGAAGGGGTTGCTTTCGGCGGTATTATTTTGATCGCTGTGTATCAGATCGCCATCCAAAACAGCATGCAGCAGGTTATTCCCGTACTGGGACTTTACGCATTCGCTGGATATCGGCTCATGCCAGCTCTGCAACGGGCATACAAAGGAGCCGCCAGTGCCCACTTCAATGTTGCGGCTTTGCGAGCACTCAAGCACGGAATGCAGGATGAGGTCGAACCAGTTCACTCGCACAGCCACGCCAGCAGGAAGGGAAAGGGTGTGCTGACCCTTGAGAATCAGCTCTTTCTCGATGACATATCATTTACCTATCCTGGTGCGGAAGAACCTGCCATTGAAAATCTAACATTTGAGGTGCCAGCACGCTCCACAGTTGGGTTTGTCGGCAAAACCGGATCCGGAAAAACAACCACGGTGGATCTCATTTTGGGTCTGCTCAGACCTCAACGGGGAATCATTTCGGTAGACGGTACACCGATTCGTGATGAGAAGGTGCGCCAGTGGCAACGAAATATTGGCTACGTTCCCCAGCAGATTTACCTTTCTGATGACTCAATTGCCCGCAATATTGCCTTCGGGGAGCCCGAAGACGAGATCGATATGGAGGTCGTGAAGGATGTTGCGCGCCGCGCGCACATCTACGAGTTCGTAGACGAAGAACTCCCCAATCAATGGCAGACGGTCGTGGGGGAACGGGGAGTGAAACTTTCGGGAGGGCAGCGACAGCGCATCGGTATTGCCCGGGCGCTTTACCACAACCCGTCTGTGCTGGTCTTTGATGAGGCGACGAGCGCACTGGACCAGGCGACAGAGGCCAGCGTGATGGAAGCCATTTATGAGTTGGAAGGAGATCACACGATGCTTATGATTGCGCATCGGCTAAGCACGGTCCGGCGGGCGGATAACATCGTCATGCTTGAAGACGGGAAGAAGGTCGGGGAGGGAAGTTACGAAGAGCTTGAAAAAAGCCATTCCAAGTTCCGGTCGATGGCCCTTTCGTAA
- a CDS encoding DUF4258 domain-containing protein translates to MAPSEPGEFALTDDHFHSHVRRRMEQRGVSKEEVRGTINAGWEATDAKPGTEGRTLVFSYDAVWEGTHYDEKEVTVYFKIEEDDLILLTVLARYGTDFPREGGTQ, encoded by the coding sequence ATGGCACCGTCGGAGCCGGGTGAGTTTGCCCTTACGGATGACCATTTCCATTCGCACGTGCGCCGCCGAATGGAACAACGGGGCGTGTCGAAAGAAGAGGTACGGGGGACGATCAACGCAGGATGGGAGGCGACAGACGCGAAACCGGGCACGGAAGGACGTACCTTGGTGTTTTCGTACGACGCGGTGTGGGAGGGAACGCACTACGACGAGAAAGAGGTCACCGTGTATTTCAAGATTGAGGAGGATGACCTGATTCTTTTGACTGTGCTCGCCCGATACGGAACCGATTTTCCCCGCGAAGGAGGTACACAATGA
- a CDS encoding Wzz/FepE/Etk N-terminal domain-containing protein yields the protein MSTADDQGQTDGPPGTPPGDGAPAEQPGYGPRQEDEVSLLDILLVLARHRTLIVRTVLVFTLLGVTYALLAEEEFTSEARVVREAQQEGGGLPSGIPGGALSGLGISLGGASSGLTPAAYPDVLQSREVRLAVVRDTFRFPDAERPMTFVDYVNRPPGTLSQVMKYTLWLPWTLKGMLGRAISETPAPAGTTEAGEPLIPSEGEDAALKAVGSMISASVDEETGLMTISVTAGGPQIAAEITESFLDHFSTRVREIRTEKVRERLEFVEERFEEAEQELETTEDRLAQFLERNQNPTTATLQFRRDRLQRQVSFKEQLYSELQSQLTQTRLDLQRRQPVVTVVEKPVPPKSRSAPNRTLMVILTFILGGILGIGVAFVNAFFRNVQEDNEEKEKIDEIREHVIPSRWQKEQPTT from the coding sequence ATGAGCACCGCCGACGACCAAGGCCAGACAGACGGTCCTCCGGGGACACCACCTGGTGATGGGGCACCTGCAGAACAGCCGGGCTACGGTCCTCGGCAAGAAGACGAGGTGTCGCTGCTAGACATTCTGCTCGTCCTGGCCCGCCACAGGACGCTCATCGTGCGGACGGTGCTCGTGTTCACGCTGCTGGGTGTGACGTATGCGCTGCTGGCGGAAGAAGAGTTCACCTCCGAGGCACGGGTGGTGCGGGAGGCGCAGCAGGAGGGTGGTGGGCTGCCGAGTGGCATTCCGGGTGGAGCACTCTCTGGACTGGGGATTAGTTTGGGAGGGGCGTCGAGCGGCCTCACGCCGGCGGCGTATCCGGACGTGCTGCAGAGCCGCGAGGTGCGGCTGGCGGTGGTGCGGGACACGTTTCGGTTTCCGGATGCAGAGCGGCCGATGACGTTCGTTGATTACGTGAATCGTCCGCCGGGGACGTTGAGTCAGGTAATGAAATACACGCTCTGGTTGCCGTGGACCCTGAAGGGAATGCTTGGCCGTGCCATTTCGGAAACACCCGCCCCGGCGGGAACAACGGAGGCCGGCGAGCCGCTGATCCCGAGTGAAGGAGAGGACGCGGCGCTGAAGGCTGTCGGGAGTATGATTTCAGCCTCGGTGGATGAAGAGACTGGCCTCATGACGATTTCAGTGACGGCTGGAGGTCCGCAGATTGCGGCGGAGATCACCGAAAGCTTTCTTGATCACTTCTCGACCCGGGTTCGCGAGATTCGAACGGAGAAAGTTCGGGAGCGACTTGAGTTTGTGGAGGAACGGTTTGAAGAGGCAGAACAAGAGCTCGAAACCACAGAGGACCGTCTGGCGCAGTTCTTGGAGCGCAACCAGAACCCAACGACGGCCACGCTCCAGTTCCGACGCGATCGGCTGCAGCGACAGGTGAGTTTCAAGGAGCAGCTCTACAGTGAGCTCCAGAGCCAGCTCACGCAGACGCGGCTTGACCTGCAGCGGCGGCAGCCGGTGGTGACGGTGGTGGAGAAACCAGTGCCACCGAAGAGTCGAAGTGCCCCCAATCGGACGCTGATGGTAATATTAACATTCATCTTGGGGGGGATATTGGGTATTGGGGTAGCCTTCGTGAATGCGTTTTTTCGAAATGTCCAGGAGGATAATGAGGAAAAAGAGAAGATTGACGAAATCCGTGAACATGTGATCCCATCCCGCTGGCAGAAAGAACAACCAACCACATAG
- a CDS encoding SLBB domain-containing protein, translating to MRWILSVLCVLLVALSVAPAQAQQREELPEEARQELEERGMTIEEARQRLRQLGIDPSNPEQAARRARQLGVPEARIQSLLQAARQRQGQDTTGVGMGERQRPRNPAYPVLSGTPVIDPDSIAVDQLPRDIQVRVPLRSENQIQRVRPGFLTADGDSVQVQDVQRVRGSVINGTWRGTLTVPGDTDNGTWSLFVQASTQDTTVTLATGRRLTILPEGERPEERRQRAARDTLRYFGYDTFETIPEAFTPQPTGLADGSYVVGPDDELRLTVWGGAEFTYELPVDQGGRVTVPNVGQFTVSGKSLGELRTEMKQWLSQSYSGLTTDPPTVFMDLTLTRVRPTQVFVLGEVPQPGGYMVSGYSTVFNALYSVGGPLRRGSLRNISVIRDGEVVETVDLYDYLLQGYSPDPVQLQSNDYIFVPPRGETVAITGPVKRPAYYEMKEGETVADLIDYAGGLKPNAYTKRFQIERIVPFAEREDPSVAREVLDASLQAARADTAQVPLADGDRVKVLPLAEAQDPAVKARVDAAEVTGAVLQPGQYEIGDQVRTVKDLIEQADGLTGDAYREQADLVRIDDTLSETSQSLDLQAVMEDRPQANVVLQPGDSLHVASIQEMRADRQVRITGQVRDPGQYRYREGMTVRSLLRKAGGLTDDEYLKDVFLGRADLFRVSRDGDEERVIPFHLGDALAGTGMADRELRPEDEIRIYPATVERLEERFVRISGAVEETGRYAFRDNMTLKDAILQANGFAEGASLQQVTVTRMVERRGQEGRRASTVDVPLIERDVDPKDVNFSVQDTARALEAADNFDLQHRDRIFIRESPSFQPQETVSVQGEVQYPGDYTLLRDNERLSSVIQRAGGVLPTGYLKGGRLTRPEAQADQDFRVQRNGEQLIVEMERAVRGNPAEDVILRPGDEIMIPTQPNTVAVRGNVANEGLIKHEDGRRVDYYLDRAGGTRQNTQDVFLTQASGATFEVQTGWFRRTPVVDDGAVIRVEEEPDQDQEINYSEIASNVTQVLSSTLTLIVLATRAFN from the coding sequence ATGCGCTGGATCCTCTCGGTGCTTTGTGTGCTTCTCGTGGCCCTGTCCGTCGCGCCCGCCCAGGCCCAGCAGCGCGAGGAGCTTCCGGAGGAGGCGCGGCAGGAGCTGGAGGAGCGGGGCATGACGATCGAGGAGGCGCGCCAGCGCCTGCGGCAGCTCGGCATCGACCCCTCCAACCCGGAGCAGGCCGCCCGCCGGGCCCGTCAGCTGGGCGTGCCGGAGGCGCGCATCCAGTCGCTGCTCCAGGCGGCCCGCCAGCGGCAGGGCCAAGACACCACGGGGGTCGGAATGGGGGAGCGTCAGAGGCCCCGCAACCCGGCCTATCCGGTCCTGTCGGGCACCCCCGTGATTGACCCCGACAGTATTGCAGTCGACCAGCTTCCTCGTGACATTCAGGTCCGCGTGCCGCTGCGGAGCGAGAACCAGATCCAACGGGTGCGGCCCGGCTTCCTCACGGCGGACGGGGACTCGGTGCAGGTGCAAGACGTCCAGCGCGTGCGCGGCTCGGTGATCAACGGCACGTGGCGGGGCACCCTCACGGTCCCTGGAGACACCGACAATGGCACCTGGAGCCTCTTCGTGCAGGCCTCGACTCAAGACACGACCGTCACCCTGGCCACGGGCCGCCGCCTGACGATCCTCCCGGAAGGGGAGCGGCCGGAAGAGAGGCGGCAGCGGGCGGCCCGGGACACGCTCAGGTACTTCGGCTACGACACGTTCGAGACCATCCCGGAGGCCTTTACGCCCCAGCCCACCGGACTGGCCGACGGCAGCTACGTGGTGGGGCCGGACGATGAGCTGCGCCTCACCGTGTGGGGCGGGGCGGAGTTTACGTACGAGCTGCCGGTGGACCAGGGCGGGCGCGTGACGGTCCCCAACGTGGGTCAGTTCACCGTGTCTGGCAAGTCGCTCGGCGAGCTGCGCACGGAGATGAAGCAGTGGCTCTCCCAAAGCTACTCGGGGCTGACGACCGACCCGCCGACGGTCTTCATGGACCTCACGCTCACCCGCGTGCGACCCACGCAGGTCTTCGTGCTCGGGGAAGTGCCCCAGCCCGGGGGCTACATGGTGAGCGGCTACTCGACCGTCTTTAACGCCCTCTACAGCGTGGGCGGCCCGCTGCGCCGCGGGAGCCTGCGCAACATCAGCGTCATCCGCGACGGGGAGGTGGTCGAGACCGTCGACCTGTACGACTACCTCCTGCAGGGCTACAGCCCCGACCCGGTGCAGCTGCAGAGCAACGACTACATCTTCGTCCCGCCGCGCGGGGAGACGGTCGCCATCACGGGACCGGTCAAGCGCCCGGCGTACTACGAGATGAAAGAGGGCGAGACGGTTGCGGACCTGATCGACTACGCGGGCGGCCTCAAGCCGAACGCCTACACCAAGCGCTTCCAGATCGAGCGCATTGTGCCATTCGCCGAGCGGGAGGACCCGTCCGTCGCCCGCGAGGTGCTCGACGCCAGCCTGCAGGCGGCCCGCGCCGACACCGCGCAGGTGCCGCTAGCCGACGGCGACCGCGTCAAAGTCCTGCCCCTCGCGGAGGCCCAGGACCCGGCCGTGAAGGCGCGCGTCGACGCCGCGGAGGTTACGGGGGCGGTGCTCCAGCCGGGGCAGTACGAGATCGGGGACCAGGTGCGCACGGTGAAGGACCTGATCGAACAGGCCGACGGCCTGACGGGCGACGCCTACCGCGAGCAGGCCGACCTCGTGCGGATCGACGATACCCTGAGCGAGACGAGCCAGTCCCTCGACCTCCAGGCCGTGATGGAGGATCGCCCCCAGGCCAACGTCGTCCTGCAGCCGGGCGACAGCCTGCACGTGGCCTCCATCCAGGAGATGCGGGCGGACCGGCAGGTGCGCATCACGGGCCAGGTGCGCGACCCGGGGCAATATCGGTACCGCGAGGGCATGACGGTCCGGAGCCTTCTCCGAAAAGCCGGCGGCCTGACCGACGACGAGTACCTCAAGGACGTCTTCCTGGGCCGGGCCGACCTGTTCCGGGTGTCGCGTGACGGCGACGAGGAGCGGGTGATTCCGTTTCACCTGGGCGACGCGCTGGCGGGGACGGGCATGGCCGACCGCGAGTTGCGCCCCGAGGACGAGATTCGCATCTACCCGGCGACCGTCGAGCGCCTCGAAGAAAGGTTCGTGCGGATCAGTGGCGCCGTGGAAGAGACGGGCCGCTACGCGTTCCGCGACAACATGACGCTCAAGGACGCCATCCTGCAGGCGAACGGATTTGCCGAGGGCGCGTCCCTCCAGCAGGTCACTGTGACCCGGATGGTGGAACGGCGGGGGCAAGAAGGGCGGCGGGCCAGCACCGTGGATGTCCCGCTGATCGAACGGGACGTGGACCCGAAGGACGTCAACTTTTCGGTCCAGGACACGGCCCGGGCCCTGGAGGCCGCCGACAACTTTGACCTGCAGCACCGCGACCGCATCTTTATCCGGGAAAGTCCGTCGTTCCAGCCGCAGGAAACCGTCTCGGTCCAGGGGGAGGTGCAGTACCCGGGCGATTACACGCTGCTGCGCGACAACGAACGCCTCTCCAGCGTCATTCAGCGGGCCGGGGGCGTTCTGCCGACCGGTTACCTGAAGGGCGGGCGCCTCACTCGGCCGGAGGCCCAGGCCGACCAGGACTTTCGGGTGCAGCGGAACGGGGAGCAGCTCATCGTCGAGATGGAGCGGGCCGTGCGGGGGAATCCGGCGGAGGACGTCATCCTGCGCCCGGGGGACGAGATCATGATTCCGACCCAACCGAACACCGTGGCCGTGCGGGGCAACGTGGCGAACGAGGGGCTCATCAAGCACGAGGACGGGCGGCGCGTGGACTACTACCTCGACCGCGCCGGCGGCACGCGCCAGAATACCCAGGATGTATTTCTGACCCAGGCGTCCGGCGCCACCTTCGAAGTCCAGACGGGCTGGTTCCGCCGCACGCCGGTCGTGGACGACGGGGCCGTCATCCGGGTCGAAGAAGAACCCGATCAGGACCAGGAAATTAACTACTCCGAGATCGCGTCCAACGTCACGCAGGTCCTGTCGAGCACGCTGACCCTGATTGTGCTCGCCACGCGGGCCTTCAACTGA
- a CDS encoding NAD-dependent epimerase/dehydratase family protein has protein sequence MTYLITGGAGFIGSHLADRLIDDGHRVRVLDDLSTGRRSNIAPLEGRDAFTFTTGSVLDEEVLDREIGACDQVVHLAAAVGVKRILDRPVETIHTNVDGTKNVLRRAADEQKKVLLASTSEVYGKAMQENEDLKALSETDNWTLGTTSKRRWAYACTKAMDEFLAQAYHDEHGLPVVCARFFNTAGPRQSGQYGMVIPTFVERALSGQPLEIHGDGTQTRCFTHIDDAVASVVQLLRSPAAEGEVVNIGQPTEISINELAERILEMTGSGAAVRHVPYEEVYGDGFEDMKRRTPDCSKLTELTGYEPQRTVDDILRDVIAGVRAEKDEEAEAAA, from the coding sequence ATGACGTACCTCATCACCGGCGGGGCCGGGTTTATCGGCAGCCACTTGGCCGACCGTCTCATCGACGACGGGCACCGGGTCCGGGTGCTCGACGACCTGTCGACGGGACGCCGATCAAATATTGCCCCCCTCGAAGGCCGCGACGCCTTCACGTTTACGACCGGAAGCGTTCTCGACGAGGAGGTGCTGGACCGAGAGATCGGGGCCTGTGATCAGGTGGTGCACCTCGCGGCGGCCGTGGGCGTGAAGCGCATCCTGGACCGGCCGGTGGAAACGATCCACACCAACGTCGACGGGACGAAAAATGTGCTCCGGCGGGCCGCCGACGAGCAGAAAAAGGTTCTGTTGGCCTCCACCTCGGAGGTTTACGGGAAGGCCATGCAGGAGAACGAGGACCTGAAGGCCCTGTCGGAGACGGACAACTGGACCCTCGGCACGACCAGCAAGCGGCGCTGGGCCTACGCGTGCACGAAGGCGATGGACGAGTTCCTGGCCCAGGCCTACCACGACGAGCACGGCCTTCCGGTGGTGTGCGCCCGCTTCTTCAACACGGCGGGGCCGCGGCAGTCCGGGCAGTACGGCATGGTGATCCCGACGTTCGTGGAGCGGGCCCTGAGCGGGCAGCCCCTGGAGATTCACGGGGACGGCACCCAGACGCGCTGCTTCACGCACATCGACGACGCGGTGGCGTCGGTCGTCCAGCTCCTGCGGTCGCCGGCGGCGGAGGGCGAGGTGGTGAACATCGGGCAGCCGACGGAAATCTCGATTAACGAGCTCGCCGAGCGCATTTTGGAGATGACGGGATCGGGCGCGGCCGTCCGGCACGTGCCGTACGAGGAGGTGTACGGGGACGGATTCGAGGACATGAAGCGCCGGACGCCGGACTGCTCGAAGCTCACCGAGCTTACCGGATACGAGCCCCAACGGACCGTCGACGACATTTTGCGGGACGTCATCGCCGGGGTGCGTGCGGAAAAAGACGAAGAGGCCGAGGCCGCCGCGTAA
- a CDS encoding DUF2283 domain-containing protein, producing MKVEYDPARDLLYLWLAAPGTAAARTETVSPGVHADFDRDGRLIGLEVLDASDVLQDNVQFEVDLDIPTHATPAS from the coding sequence ATGAAGGTAGAATACGACCCGGCGCGTGATCTGCTTTATTTATGGCTGGCCGCACCTGGTACGGCGGCGGCCCGCACAGAGACCGTTTCGCCCGGCGTGCATGCGGATTTTGACCGAGATGGGCGCCTCATTGGACTGGAGGTGCTCGACGCCTCTGACGTGCTTCAGGACAACGTCCAGTTTGAGGTCGATCTCGACATCCCAACGCATGCCACACCAGCCTCCTAA
- a CDS encoding DUF2283 domain-containing protein — translation MKVTYDSEADVLCLVLRDEPPLNAVEEPNGVVVSYGEDGEPVSVEFLNAAARNLTTADELSVTVQTSSPRPETTTS, via the coding sequence ATGAAGGTAACCTATGATTCGGAGGCCGACGTGCTTTGTCTCGTGTTGCGGGACGAGCCGCCCCTCAATGCCGTAGAGGAGCCGAACGGGGTGGTCGTGAGCTACGGAGAAGATGGGGAGCCTGTAAGCGTCGAGTTCTTGAACGCCGCGGCGCGAAACTTGACGACGGCCGATGAGCTGAGCGTTACGGTGCAGACATCGTCCCCTCGGCCAGAAACGACGACCTCATAA